Proteins from a genomic interval of Rosa chinensis cultivar Old Blush chromosome 2, RchiOBHm-V2, whole genome shotgun sequence:
- the LOC121051331 gene encoding uncharacterized protein LOC121051331: protein MNPAKCVFGVQAGDFLGFMVHQRGIEVPEDKANAVINASPPRTKKELQRLLGRINFLRRFISNSSGKIHPFSPLLKLQGQNEFVWEPKHQEAFDKIKAYLASPPVLVPSRAGFPLKLYVSAAEASIGSLLAQDDANGVEHSIFYLKFSLQYVPQRGVKGQAIADFLAHHPMLDVPAVRELEVAATTLDRPDLACLPEYAALYQATVSLQPWVLYFDGSRTDTLAGAGVVLENPAGDRFSYSFQLEFQCTNNQAEYEALIIGLEVLLEMGIGDVQILGDSLLVINQLCNEFRCNSFTLVPYWNRALDLLDQFDNIHLEYIPRERNFAANELAQLATRVTLRYGVRERILKVEHRTLPSWMARRDPPDDTSVATLEPIDLDWRIPLIAYLKQPDPTANRKIRFLALNYFLRGDELRRRGEDGIDFRCVYGCEAKQLMREVHSGICGAHQAGPKMRWLLRRHGYFLPSILKDCIAFAKGCLDCQAHGPVQHIPNVPMQPIIKPWPARGWALDLIGMIHPHSSLQHKFIIVATDFFTKWVEAEPLKEASGGTLRQFLFRNIICRFGIPEVFVSDRGAAFMGGEVDKLAKEWGIQFVHSSPYYAQSNGQAEASNKIIITLLKKMLEANPRQWHETLYETLWAYRTSKRNLTATTPYALMFGHDAILPLEEHEDLSEKRLEALDSLVMEKQRVARAYDKRTRGRNYSEGELVWKAVLPLGEKLDGRGKWTPRWEGPYIIYKILGKGAFHLKDRDGDVHHNPINGRYLKKYFLNVWDSEES from the exons atgaatcccgccaagtgcgtttttggagttcaggCAGGAGATTTCCTGGGATTCATGGTCCATCAAAGAggcattgaggtccctgaggataaAGCAAACGCGGTCATCAATGCATCTCCCCCGCGAACGAAGAAAGAGTTACAGCGACTACTGGGTAGGATCAACTTTTTGCGACGATTCATTTCTAACTCTTCAGGCAAAATCCATCCGTTTTCCCCACTGTTGAAGTTGCAAGGACAgaatgagtttgtgtgggaacctaaacatcaagaggctttcgacaaaaTCAAGGCCTATCTGGCGAGCCCGCCAGTGCTTGTTCCTTCTAGAGCGGGATTTCCATTAAAGTTGTAtgtttcagcagctgaggcttccattggtaGCCTCCTCGCTCAGGATGATGCAAATGGTGTTGAACATTccatcttttacctca AATTCTCGCTACAGTATGTGCCACAAAGAGGAGTAAAGGGGCAAGCCATAgcagactttctggcacatcaccctatgctGGATGTCCCCGCGGTTAGAGAATTAGAGGTCGCTGCCACAACTTTAGATCGCCCAGATTTAGCGTGCTTGCCAGAGTACGCCGCGCTttatcaagccacagtctcaCTCCAGCcttgggtgttatattttgacggGTCAAGAACAGATACGCTAGCAGGAGCAGGGGTTGTCTTGGAAAACCCGGCCGGCGATCGATTTTCCTACTCTTTCCAGTTGGAGTTCCAGTGTACCAATAAccaagcagagtatgaggccctcattataGGCCTAGAAGTACTATTGGAAATGGGAATCGGAGATGTACAAATACTTGGTGACTCTCTCTTGGTTATCAATCAGTTGTGCAACGAGTTCAGATGCAATAGCTTCACGTTGGTTCCTTATTGGAACAGGGCATTAGACCTGTTGGACCAGTTTGATAACATACATCTAGAGTACATTCCTCGCGAGCGAAATTTTGCAGCGAACGAGTTGGCCCAACTGGCAACAAGGGTAACATTGAGATATGGCGTGCGGGAGAGAATCCTTAAAGTCGAGCATCGCACgcttccttcatggatggcgaGAAGAGATCCTCCAGATGATACCTCAGTCGCGACCCTGGAACCTATTGACTTAGATTGGCGCATCCCTTTGATCGCTTATCTCAAGCAGCCAGATCCCACTGCCAACAGGAAGATTCGTTTTCTTGCACTAAATTACTTTCTTAGAGGTGACGAGCTGCGACGACGAGGtgaagatggcatagacttcagATGTGTTTATGGCTGCGAAGCGAAACAACTCATGCGTGAAGTTCATTCTGGCATTTGCGGTGCTCATCAAGCAGGTCCAAAGATGCGATGGTTGCTCAGACGACATGGATATTTTTTGCCCAGTATCTTGAAGGATTGCATCGCATTCGCAAAAGGTTGTTTGGACTGCCAAGCTCATGGGCCGGTCCAGCATATCCCTAATGTTCCAATGCAACCCattattaagccttggcccgCAAGAGGATGGGCGCTAGATttaattgggatgattcacccacaCTCATCACTtcagcacaagttcatcatcgtcgcgaCCGATTTCTTTACAAAATGGGTTGAAGCAGAACCTTTGAAAGAAGCATCTGGTGGTACGTTGCGACAATTCCTATTTAGGAACATCATATGCAGATTTGGTATCCCAGAAGTTTTTGTTTCTGACCGGGGGGCAGCTTTCATGGGTGGTGAAGTTGATAAACTGGCAAAGGAATGGGGAATACAGTTCGTCCATTCCAGTCCTTATTATGCTCAGTCTaacggtcaagcggaggccagcAATAAAATCATCATCACTTTGCTGAAGAAAATGTTGGAAGCTAATCCGCGACAATGGCATGAGACCCTTTATGAGACTCTTTGGGCCTACCGCACATCGAAGCGAAATCTCACCGCGACTACACCttatgctttgatgtttggcCATGACGCAATCCTGCCTTTGGAA gaacatgaagaccttagcGAAAAGCGCTTGGAGGCTTTAGATAGTTTGGTCATGGAAAAGCAACGAGTCGCTCGAGCCTATGACAAGCGAACAAGGGGAAGGAATTACAGCGAAGGagagttggtttggaaagcagtCCTCCCGCTTGGCGAAAAATTAGATGGTCGCGGCAAATGGACTCCAagatgggaaggcccgtacatcaTTTATAAAATCTTAGGGAAAGGAGCTTTTCATCTCAAAGACCGGGATGGAGATGTCCATCATAACCCTATCAATGGGAGATATTTGAAGAAATACTTTCTCAATGTCTGGGACTCAGAGGAGTCGTAG
- the LOC112184942 gene encoding protein WUSCHEL: MEPQNRHPTENGGSNKAAGSSANMLRRENRTRWVPTTDHIRILKELFYNKGVRSLTIEQIQRICLQLKWYGKIEFKNVYFWFVNQRAREKQKKTSTSDVHVPMQRSELTTSDGGGDHGGGSYISLELSLSCEGKAGKSFRSR, encoded by the exons atggaaccacaaaaccgGCATCCAACCGAGAATGGTGGAAGTAAcaaagcagccgggagtagtgctAACATGCTTCGCAGGGAGAACCGTACTAGGTGGGTTCCCACTACAGATCatataagaatcctcaaggagctttTCTACAACAAGGGAGTTAGGTCCCTAACTATAGAGCAGATTCAGAGGATCTGTCTCCAGCTGAAATGGTACGGCAAGATCGAGTTCAAGAACGTCTATTTTTGGTTCGTGAACCAAAGGGCTCgggagaagcagaagaagacaTCCACTTCGGATGTTCATGTGCCCATGCAAAGATCAGAgctt actacttccgacgGAGGTGGTGATCACGGTGGTGGCTCTTACATTTCTCTTGAGCTCAGTCTTTCCTGCGAGGGCAAAGctggaaaaagtttccggagCCGCTGA
- the LOC112189513 gene encoding DEAD-box ATP-dependent RNA helicase 53, mitochondrial isoform X1, whose protein sequence is MMSIVLRRSPTISATRAVAAIETLLLNRLSFPATSSPALPGNGDLGGGEANPGFQVRDFHVKSGPLNFRASPTTLFGAQVALDDDYDESSKSSAEDGLEISRLGIDKEIVSALAKKGITKLFPIQRAVLEPAMQGRDMIGRARTGTGKTLAFGIPILDKIIRFNAKHGRGRNPLALVMAPTRELAKQVDKEFHEAAPSLDTICVYGGTPIGNQIRQLADGTDVAVGTPGRIIDLIDRGALNLSEVQFIVLDEADEMLKVGFQEAVETILKSLPKKRQTLMFSATMPPFIRSLTQKYLNNPAVIDLVGDNDQKLADGISLYSIVAESYGKASILGPLITEHAKGGKCIIFTQRKRDADNLAYALSRSHKCEALHGDISQQQRERALSGFRDGRFDVLVATDVAARGLDVPNVDLVIHYELPNNSEIFVHRSGRTGRAGKKGSAILIYSQNQARNVQMIQRDVGCRFTELPRIAVDSSSASMFSDRGSSGGHFGGSGGSGYGRPANRGGNFGNSGFGRSGGFGGSDRSSGFGGFGGSDRSSGFGGSDRSSGFGGFGSSDRSSGRSGGFGDRSGGSRGFGGNNSSRFGSFGKDGGFTGFGNSDRSSGSGGFGSSDF, encoded by the exons atgatgagcatcgtGCTCCGGAGGTCACCCACAATATCCGCGACGCGGGCCGTCGCCGCCATCGAAACCCTACTGCTCAACCGCCTCTCATTTCCCGCCACGTCATCACCCGCACTTCCGGGAAATGGTGATCTCGGCGGCGGTGAGGCTAATCCAGGGTTTCAAGTTCGGGACTTTCACGTTAAATCTGGGCCGTTGAATTTCCGGGCATCGCCGACGACTTTGTTCGGCGCCCAGGTGGCTTTGGACGACGACTACGACGAGTCGTCTAAATCGAGCGCGGAAGATGGGCTTGAGATTTCGAGGCTAGGGATTGATAAGGAGATTGTGTCTGCTTTGGCCAAGAAGGGGATCACCAAACTCTTCCCCATTCAG AGAGCTGTGTTGGAACCAGCAATGCAAGGGCGTGATATGATTGGTCGTGCTAGAACTGGAACCGGGAAAACTCTTGCATTTGGGATTCCCATTTTGGATAAAATTATTAGATTCAATGCCAAACACGG GCGTGGGAGGAATCCTTTGGCCTTGGTTATGGCTCCGACAAGAGAGCTCGCGAAGCAGGTTGACAAGGAGTTCCACGAGGCAGCACCTAGCTTGGATACTATTTGTGTGTATGGTGGTACGCCCATTGGAAATCAAATCAGGCAGCTTGCCGATGGTACTGATGTGGCTGTGGGCACACCGGGGCGTATTATTGATCTAATCGATAGGGGTGCGTTGAATTTATCCGAAGTTCAGTTCATTGTTCTTGATGAAGCTGATGAGATGCTTAAAGTGGGATTTCAGGAGGCTGTTGAGACAATCTTAAAGAGCTTGCCAAAGAAACGTCAGACCCTGATGTTCTCTGCAACAATGCCGCCTTTCATTAGAAGTCTTACGCAGAAGTACCTAAATAATCCAGCAGTTATTGATCTT GTTGGGGACAATGATCAGAAATTAGCCGACGGAATTTCCCTGTATTCTATTGTTGCAGAATCATATGGAAAAGCATCGATCCTTGGACCACTTATAACA GAACATGCAAAAGGAGGGAAGTGCATTATTTTTACTCAGAGAAAACGTGATGCAGATAATTTGGCATATGCCCTGTCAAGAAGCCATAAATGTGAGGCTTTGCACGGGGATATTTCACAACAGCAGAGGGAAAGGGCACTTTCAGGTTTCCGAGATGGGCGTTTCGATGTTTTAGTTGCAACAGATGTTGCTGCTCGTGGGCTTGATGTACCCAATGTTGATTTG GTGATACACTATGAGCTTCCAAACAATTCAGAGATATTTGTTCATCGGTCGGGGCGAACAGGTCGTGCTGGGAAGAAAGGAAGTGCTATCCTGATTTACTCACAAAATCAGGCCAGGAATGTCCAAATGATTCAACGCGATGTAGGATGCAGATTCACAGAG CTCCCCCGGATTGCTGTTGATAGCAGCAGTGCAAGCATGTTCTCTGACAGAGGTAGTAGCGGTGGTCATTTTGGTGGTTCCGGGGGATCTGGATATGGTCGTCCCGCAAACCGAGGTGGAAACTTTGGTAATTCAGGTTTTGGCCGTTCTGGTGGTTTTGGTGGCTCTGACCGCTCCAGTGGTTTTGGAGGGTTTGGTGGTTCAGACCGTTCAAGCGGTTTTGGTGGTTCAGACCGTTCAAGCGGTTTTGGAGGGTTTGGTAGTTCTGATCGTTCAAGTGGCCGTTCAGGTGGTTTTGGAGATCGTTCCGGTGGTTCTAGGGGCTTTGGTGGGAATAATTCTAGCCGGTTTGGGAGCTTTGGGAAAGACGGTGGTTTCACagggtttggaaattctgacCGTTCAAGTGGTTCGGGAGGGTTTGGTAGTTCTGATTTTTGA
- the LOC112189513 gene encoding DEAD-box ATP-dependent RNA helicase 53, mitochondrial isoform X2, which yields MMSIVLRRSPTISATRAVAAIETLLLNRLSFPATSSPALPGNGDLGGGEANPGFQVRDFHVKSGPLNFRASPTTLFGAQVALDDDYDESSKSSAEDGLEISRLGIDKEIVSALAKKGITKLFPIQRAVLEPAMQGRDMIGRARTGTGKTLAFGIPILDKIIRFNAKHGRGRNPLALVMAPTRELAKQVDKEFHEAAPSLDTICVYGGTPIGNQIRQLADGTDVAVGTPGRIIDLIDRGALNLSEVQFIVLDEADEMLKVGFQEAVETILKSLPKKRQTLMFSATMPPFIRSLTQKYLNNPAVIDLKLADGISLYSIVAESYGKASILGPLITEHAKGGKCIIFTQRKRDADNLAYALSRSHKCEALHGDISQQQRERALSGFRDGRFDVLVATDVAARGLDVPNVDLVIHYELPNNSEIFVHRSGRTGRAGKKGSAILIYSQNQARNVQMIQRDVGCRFTELPRIAVDSSSASMFSDRGSSGGHFGGSGGSGYGRPANRGGNFGNSGFGRSGGFGGSDRSSGFGGFGGSDRSSGFGGSDRSSGFGGFGSSDRSSGRSGGFGDRSGGSRGFGGNNSSRFGSFGKDGGFTGFGNSDRSSGSGGFGSSDF from the exons atgatgagcatcgtGCTCCGGAGGTCACCCACAATATCCGCGACGCGGGCCGTCGCCGCCATCGAAACCCTACTGCTCAACCGCCTCTCATTTCCCGCCACGTCATCACCCGCACTTCCGGGAAATGGTGATCTCGGCGGCGGTGAGGCTAATCCAGGGTTTCAAGTTCGGGACTTTCACGTTAAATCTGGGCCGTTGAATTTCCGGGCATCGCCGACGACTTTGTTCGGCGCCCAGGTGGCTTTGGACGACGACTACGACGAGTCGTCTAAATCGAGCGCGGAAGATGGGCTTGAGATTTCGAGGCTAGGGATTGATAAGGAGATTGTGTCTGCTTTGGCCAAGAAGGGGATCACCAAACTCTTCCCCATTCAG AGAGCTGTGTTGGAACCAGCAATGCAAGGGCGTGATATGATTGGTCGTGCTAGAACTGGAACCGGGAAAACTCTTGCATTTGGGATTCCCATTTTGGATAAAATTATTAGATTCAATGCCAAACACGG GCGTGGGAGGAATCCTTTGGCCTTGGTTATGGCTCCGACAAGAGAGCTCGCGAAGCAGGTTGACAAGGAGTTCCACGAGGCAGCACCTAGCTTGGATACTATTTGTGTGTATGGTGGTACGCCCATTGGAAATCAAATCAGGCAGCTTGCCGATGGTACTGATGTGGCTGTGGGCACACCGGGGCGTATTATTGATCTAATCGATAGGGGTGCGTTGAATTTATCCGAAGTTCAGTTCATTGTTCTTGATGAAGCTGATGAGATGCTTAAAGTGGGATTTCAGGAGGCTGTTGAGACAATCTTAAAGAGCTTGCCAAAGAAACGTCAGACCCTGATGTTCTCTGCAACAATGCCGCCTTTCATTAGAAGTCTTACGCAGAAGTACCTAAATAATCCAGCAGTTATTGATCTT AAATTAGCCGACGGAATTTCCCTGTATTCTATTGTTGCAGAATCATATGGAAAAGCATCGATCCTTGGACCACTTATAACA GAACATGCAAAAGGAGGGAAGTGCATTATTTTTACTCAGAGAAAACGTGATGCAGATAATTTGGCATATGCCCTGTCAAGAAGCCATAAATGTGAGGCTTTGCACGGGGATATTTCACAACAGCAGAGGGAAAGGGCACTTTCAGGTTTCCGAGATGGGCGTTTCGATGTTTTAGTTGCAACAGATGTTGCTGCTCGTGGGCTTGATGTACCCAATGTTGATTTG GTGATACACTATGAGCTTCCAAACAATTCAGAGATATTTGTTCATCGGTCGGGGCGAACAGGTCGTGCTGGGAAGAAAGGAAGTGCTATCCTGATTTACTCACAAAATCAGGCCAGGAATGTCCAAATGATTCAACGCGATGTAGGATGCAGATTCACAGAG CTCCCCCGGATTGCTGTTGATAGCAGCAGTGCAAGCATGTTCTCTGACAGAGGTAGTAGCGGTGGTCATTTTGGTGGTTCCGGGGGATCTGGATATGGTCGTCCCGCAAACCGAGGTGGAAACTTTGGTAATTCAGGTTTTGGCCGTTCTGGTGGTTTTGGTGGCTCTGACCGCTCCAGTGGTTTTGGAGGGTTTGGTGGTTCAGACCGTTCAAGCGGTTTTGGTGGTTCAGACCGTTCAAGCGGTTTTGGAGGGTTTGGTAGTTCTGATCGTTCAAGTGGCCGTTCAGGTGGTTTTGGAGATCGTTCCGGTGGTTCTAGGGGCTTTGGTGGGAATAATTCTAGCCGGTTTGGGAGCTTTGGGAAAGACGGTGGTTTCACagggtttggaaattctgacCGTTCAAGTGGTTCGGGAGGGTTTGGTAGTTCTGATTTTTGA